One stretch of Sediminispirochaeta bajacaliforniensis DSM 16054 DNA includes these proteins:
- a CDS encoding ATP-binding cassette domain-containing protein — MSEYILEVQNVTKDFPGVRALDQVSFNVRKGEIHCLCGENGAGKSTLMGVVSGVYPKGDYEGTVFMHGKETSFRSIRDSEKAGLTIVHQELSLSPYLSIYENIFLGHAKTKMGIVDWNQMLVESAPLLKKVGLTEKPETIVSKMGVGKQQLVEIARALSKRTELLILDEPTSSLNDDESEKLLELILELKKSGLTCIMISHKLDEVLKIADSITVLRDGKSIRSYDTRQEKVDKAMIIKDMVGRDMTHLYPPKTPNIGDVVFEVKNWTVYHPEYHTLKVVDNASFFLRKGEILAFCGPMGAGRTELMMSIFGKSYGSSCEGELFINGESHSFASPHEAIRHGLGYVSEDRKDLGLILIQDVKTNISNSSLDKLSKLGIVNNFEEIHAAERYRKSLNIKTPTIMQLVRNLSGGNQQKVVLSRCLLADPEIFVVDEPTRGIDVGAKYEIYTILNTLASQGKSVIMVSSEMPEAIGMADRIYVMNEGKIKGVLDRSEATQEKIMHMALEN, encoded by the coding sequence GTGAGCGAATATATACTCGAAGTGCAAAATGTTACAAAGGACTTTCCCGGAGTCAGGGCCCTCGACCAGGTGAGCTTCAACGTCCGAAAGGGAGAGATCCACTGCCTCTGCGGAGAAAATGGAGCCGGTAAGTCGACCCTGATGGGGGTGGTCAGCGGGGTATACCCCAAGGGTGACTACGAAGGAACGGTTTTCATGCATGGGAAGGAAACCTCGTTCCGAAGTATCCGCGACAGTGAAAAGGCGGGGCTTACCATAGTCCACCAGGAGTTGTCTCTCAGTCCTTATCTTTCAATCTATGAAAATATCTTCTTAGGTCATGCAAAAACCAAAATGGGGATCGTTGATTGGAACCAGATGCTTGTCGAATCGGCCCCCCTTTTGAAAAAAGTCGGTTTGACAGAAAAACCTGAAACCATCGTAAGCAAGATGGGAGTAGGGAAACAGCAACTAGTTGAAATCGCACGGGCCCTTTCCAAGCGGACCGAATTGCTGATTCTCGACGAGCCGACCTCCTCTCTCAACGACGACGAAAGTGAAAAACTCTTGGAATTGATCCTTGAGCTGAAAAAGAGTGGCCTTACCTGTATCATGATCAGCCATAAGCTCGATGAGGTCCTGAAAATTGCCGATTCAATAACCGTTCTTCGCGATGGGAAATCGATCCGCAGCTACGACACCAGGCAGGAAAAAGTCGATAAAGCGATGATTATAAAAGATATGGTTGGACGGGATATGACCCATCTGTATCCCCCAAAGACGCCCAATATTGGGGATGTGGTGTTCGAGGTGAAAAACTGGACGGTCTATCATCCTGAATACCACACTCTGAAGGTTGTGGATAACGCTTCATTTTTTCTGCGCAAGGGAGAAATCCTTGCCTTTTGCGGACCTATGGGTGCAGGCCGGACCGAATTGATGATGAGCATTTTCGGAAAATCCTACGGCTCTTCCTGCGAGGGGGAGCTTTTTATCAACGGCGAGTCTCACTCTTTCGCCTCTCCCCATGAGGCCATACGGCATGGACTCGGTTATGTTTCCGAAGATCGAAAGGATCTTGGGCTTATCCTGATTCAGGATGTTAAGACAAATATTTCCAACTCAAGCCTGGATAAACTTTCAAAGCTTGGCATCGTCAATAACTTTGAAGAGATCCATGCCGCCGAGCGTTATCGTAAATCGCTTAATATAAAGACCCCGACCATCATGCAGCTCGTTCGGAACCTAAGCGGAGGAAACCAGCAGAAGGTCGTACTCAGTCGCTGTCTGCTTGCCGATCCGGAAATTTTTGTTGTGGATGAGCCGACCCGTGGCATCGATGTAGGCGCCAAATATGAGATTTACACGATCCTAAATACCCTGGCGAGCCAGGGCAAAAGCGTCATCATGGTGTCCTCCGAAATGCCGGAGGCAATCGGAATGGCGGACCGGATCTATGTAATGAACGAGGGAAAGATAAAGGGGGTACTCGACCGGAGCGAGGCGACTCAGGAAAAGATTATGCATATGGCACTTGAAAACTGA
- a CDS encoding sugar ABC transporter substrate-binding protein encodes MKRIVAGVAVLLVAAVTMFTSCSSKEKLDIGLAMPETHVERWQKDGAALLEDATAKGYTAEVAYGDADQSKQNQQIEDFITKGAKLLIVGSVNEGVVSVIEDAGKEDIITIAYDRLITGSDDYDYYITFDNFKVGQFQGAAIEKALGLGSVSSDNPKYITLFAGSPTDNNANFFFDGAMSVLRPYVEKGSLEIVGPAPLSSSDADFTRIATENWRPDLAKARMENLLNNDAKGVVLDAVLAPNDTLARAIIEALSTDAKYNTVDKLPVVTGQDGEIASIQYIRDGKQYMTVFKDTRNLATAAIELADALLKGETPNIKGARLDEETYDTGKKIVKSYLLEPVNVTKDNYQEIMIDSGYYSASDLD; translated from the coding sequence ATGAAAAGAATTGTTGCTGGTGTTGCTGTCCTTCTGGTGGCTGCTGTAACCATGTTTACATCCTGCAGTTCCAAAGAGAAGCTGGATATCGGTCTTGCCATGCCGGAGACCCATGTTGAACGGTGGCAGAAAGATGGTGCCGCACTTCTTGAGGATGCTACCGCCAAGGGGTACACCGCAGAGGTTGCCTACGGCGATGCCGACCAAAGCAAGCAGAATCAACAAATCGAGGATTTTATCACCAAGGGTGCAAAACTTCTCATCGTCGGGTCGGTCAACGAGGGTGTTGTTTCGGTTATCGAAGATGCTGGAAAGGAAGACATCATCACCATCGCATATGACCGCCTTATTACCGGTTCCGATGACTACGACTACTACATCACCTTTGATAACTTCAAGGTTGGTCAGTTTCAGGGCGCTGCCATCGAAAAGGCTCTTGGCCTTGGGAGTGTCAGCAGTGATAATCCGAAATACATCACCCTTTTTGCCGGGTCTCCCACCGACAACAACGCAAACTTCTTTTTCGACGGTGCTATGTCGGTTCTTCGCCCCTACGTAGAAAAGGGCTCTCTTGAAATCGTCGGACCTGCTCCCCTTTCATCTTCCGATGCCGATTTTACCAGAATTGCTACCGAAAACTGGAGGCCCGATCTTGCCAAGGCCAGGATGGAGAATCTCCTCAACAACGATGCCAAAGGTGTGGTACTTGATGCCGTTCTTGCCCCCAACGATACCCTCGCCAGGGCCATCATCGAAGCGCTTTCGACCGATGCCAAGTACAACACGGTGGACAAGCTTCCTGTTGTAACCGGTCAGGATGGAGAGATAGCCTCCATTCAGTATATTCGGGATGGAAAACAGTACATGACCGTATTTAAAGATACCAGAAACCTTGCAACCGCCGCCATCGAGCTGGCCGATGCTCTTCTGAAAGGTGAGACCCCCAACATCAAGGGCGCCCGTCTTGATGAAGAGACCTACGATACCGGCAAAAAGATTGTAAAATCTTACCTTCTTGAGCCGGTCAATGTTACCAAGGACAACTATCAGGAAATCATGATCGACAGCGGTTACTATTCCGCAAGCGATCTCGATTAA
- a CDS encoding substrate-binding domain-containing protein: protein MKNVRFQSVCMFAILILLSSCWGGREKESGKKDDGKVTIGFSIATDTFIIERWNKDIKIFTTAAKNLGAEVILQLSAGGAKAQIDQIHYLLEKDIDILVVLAHDTSLLAGAIKEVRDRRIPVLAYDRLIMGVPVNAYISFDNREVGRLFGKALTAKVPRGNYLIVNGSIRDNNSYEVNDGLHEIIDPYIEAGQINIVDELWLEQWSGDEAAVRVREVLERTTDIDAISAGNDQIANAAIQLLAERRMAGDVAVVGQDADLLSCQRVVEGLQLMTVYKPIEKLASRAAALSVELAKGEMPDPDRMIENDSGVKIPFFVEMPRAVFKENMDETVIRDGFHSVEDVYRDQQGEF from the coding sequence ATGAAGAACGTTAGATTTCAATCAGTTTGTATGTTTGCCATCCTCATTCTCTTATCATCCTGCTGGGGAGGGCGGGAGAAAGAGAGCGGGAAAAAAGATGATGGCAAGGTAACCATCGGCTTTTCCATTGCTACTGATACCTTCATCATCGAACGGTGGAATAAGGACATCAAAATTTTTACGACAGCGGCAAAAAACCTTGGAGCAGAAGTGATACTTCAACTCTCGGCCGGCGGTGCAAAGGCCCAGATAGATCAAATTCACTATTTGCTTGAAAAGGATATCGATATCCTGGTGGTTCTCGCCCACGATACCTCTTTGCTGGCGGGGGCCATTAAGGAAGTGCGAGATCGTCGTATCCCGGTGTTGGCCTACGATCGCCTGATCATGGGGGTACCGGTGAACGCCTATATCTCTTTCGACAACCGCGAGGTCGGGCGTCTTTTCGGAAAGGCTTTGACGGCAAAGGTACCTCGGGGAAACTATCTGATTGTCAACGGCTCGATACGGGATAACAACAGCTATGAAGTGAATGACGGGCTGCATGAGATTATCGATCCCTATATCGAGGCGGGGCAGATCAACATCGTCGATGAGCTGTGGCTTGAACAGTGGAGTGGCGACGAAGCCGCGGTCAGGGTCCGAGAGGTGCTTGAGCGGACTACCGATATCGATGCCATCTCGGCTGGAAATGATCAGATTGCAAATGCCGCGATACAGCTTCTTGCCGAACGTCGCATGGCCGGAGATGTGGCTGTAGTGGGCCAGGATGCGGATCTCCTCTCGTGCCAACGGGTTGTCGAGGGGCTACAGCTCATGACCGTCTACAAACCGATCGAGAAACTGGCGAGCAGGGCGGCAGCTCTTTCCGTTGAACTGGCGAAAGGCGAGATGCCCGATCCCGATCGAATGATCGAGAACGACAGCGGGGTCAAAATCCCTTTTTTCGTTGAGATGCCGCGGGCTGTTTTTAAGGAAAATATGGATGAAACGGTGATTCGGGACGGTTTTCACTCGGTTGAAGATGTCTATCGCGACCAACAAGGAGAATTTTGA
- a CDS encoding response regulator: MYKVLIVDDEEPVLNSFSYMVEHLADGFTVSGKAHSGFEAISSAHQNHPDLVFMDIGMPGIDGLETIKELQRSYPGMLFVLSTAYERFDLAKKAIPLGVFDYLVKPISRKKFLDTLEQARRHLDLERERNALRLDNVKGSMNSRVWEEKNFLLLATWKGLHRKEWDRYRQLFSIDSDLASMYLIKLTGVEVKERSRLHEEIVRQISLKYQQLSTDYLGKLLVFLPGDLETERLLSVLDTIVKRSVPQEVRVTTGLGNPHPFDSFFRSCGEALQYVSEDDEEQGVGEDWEVVFELRRQISRAHGLDDVYPSFFRYSENVFRSSPFHVAKARMVAFFTLLLDDLVRSLGGDQPPAFPFEPARDIMALSTKEEWDAWAGRALRAVIEAENPCRERQLPSVLARAVYYIQGNYEKPLQLSDVASFCSVSPSYLSRLFSEHLEASFIDYLTSVRMRVAEELLLENRLPIKEIAYAVGYQDPNYFSRIFRKQKGIPPTSFLQEQKDDEER; the protein is encoded by the coding sequence GTGTATAAAGTTCTGATCGTCGATGATGAGGAACCGGTTCTCAATAGCTTTTCGTATATGGTCGAACATCTTGCAGATGGTTTTACCGTATCGGGAAAGGCTCATTCGGGATTCGAAGCCATCTCTTCGGCACACCAGAATCATCCCGATTTGGTATTCATGGATATCGGCATGCCGGGCATCGACGGTCTGGAGACCATAAAGGAGCTACAGCGGAGCTATCCCGGCATGTTGTTTGTGCTTTCTACCGCGTACGAGCGTTTTGATCTTGCAAAAAAGGCAATTCCCCTCGGAGTTTTTGATTACCTTGTTAAACCGATCTCCCGGAAAAAATTTCTTGATACCCTGGAGCAGGCCCGCCGTCATCTTGACCTGGAACGGGAACGTAATGCCCTCAGGCTGGACAATGTAAAAGGAAGTATGAACTCCAGGGTTTGGGAAGAGAAAAATTTTCTCTTGCTGGCGACCTGGAAGGGGCTGCACCGCAAGGAGTGGGATCGATATCGGCAACTTTTTTCCATCGATAGCGATCTCGCTTCGATGTACCTCATCAAACTTACCGGGGTGGAGGTGAAAGAGCGCAGCCGTTTGCACGAGGAGATCGTGAGGCAAATATCCCTCAAATATCAACAGCTTTCCACCGACTATCTGGGAAAGCTACTGGTTTTTCTTCCCGGTGATCTGGAGACCGAGCGACTTCTTTCCGTTCTCGACACCATTGTAAAGCGTTCGGTTCCCCAAGAAGTACGAGTCACCACCGGCTTGGGAAATCCCCACCCCTTCGATTCTTTCTTTCGTTCTTGCGGTGAGGCCTTACAGTATGTATCGGAAGATGATGAAGAGCAGGGGGTCGGTGAGGATTGGGAGGTGGTCTTCGAACTTCGAAGGCAAATTTCCAGGGCTCATGGTTTGGATGATGTTTATCCTTCTTTTTTCCGATATAGCGAAAATGTATTTCGTTCCTCTCCTTTCCATGTTGCCAAAGCTCGTATGGTTGCCTTTTTTACCCTCCTGCTTGATGACCTTGTCCGTTCTCTCGGGGGAGACCAACCGCCGGCGTTTCCCTTTGAACCGGCCAGAGATATCATGGCTCTATCGACAAAGGAGGAATGGGATGCCTGGGCGGGACGAGCGCTTCGAGCTGTAATTGAAGCTGAGAATCCCTGCCGGGAACGGCAGCTTCCGTCTGTTCTTGCCCGAGCGGTCTATTATATTCAGGGAAACTACGAGAAACCCCTACAGCTTTCCGATGTCGCTTCCTTTTGCAGCGTGTCCCCAAGCTATCTCAGCCGCCTCTTTTCGGAGCATCTCGAAGCCTCGTTTATCGACTATCTTACTTCTGTTCGGATGCGTGTCGCTGAGGAACTTTTGCTGGAAAACAGACTACCCATCAAAGAAATAGCCTATGCGGTGGGGTATCAGGATCCCAACTACTTCAGTCGGATTTTTCGGAAACAGAAAGGGATCCCCCCCACCAGCTTTCTTCAGGAGCAAAAAGATGATGAAGAACGTTAG
- a CDS encoding sensor histidine kinase: MKRSLRMQLFLNIILGLVTIVFSMSYVFFSAMELQEIVDTQFRKEQFYQKLQLEISRIRTPILSYLSSRSSKALAELLIREQTLRQMIPKEIPVTTDAYQLAEREIFFMLRNYLDLVEESIAFKRGRSIGEYTRKYEEMKNLNAYLTTRIDTISLSGIRKQLAVYESVIDVSRELQLRNLLMIVFSFLFSLTWMLFSINKVTDPMHRLAQMAGELSAGNFEIEDIHISAVSEVEAVVEAFNDMKNDIRHNIAEIQRQKSIEQGYMNEKLRNLKMEQLLKRMELYTMQAQMNPHFLFNTINTGVQLAIVEDAEKTAEFMEHLATFFRHNIRERKLIVPLRHEIEGLRSYFYILKIRFPKTLDCRLDVPEPLLDSCSVPALILQPLVENSVIHAFKGVHRKGSISVKVWKEGKMIMLSVRDDGIGIAKEMMDSLLKRYSWDQEHTSKVMGLENVIQRLYFFYPDNPDIVTIQSGPDRGTEVVISIDMEEEPCIKF; encoded by the coding sequence ATGAAACGTTCTCTCCGGATGCAACTCTTTCTCAATATCATTCTGGGCCTTGTTACCATTGTTTTTTCCATGTCGTATGTCTTTTTCAGCGCCATGGAACTTCAGGAAATTGTCGACACCCAATTTCGTAAAGAGCAGTTTTATCAGAAATTGCAGCTGGAAATTTCCCGAATCAGAACCCCTATTCTCTCCTATCTTTCTAGCCGTTCTTCCAAGGCATTGGCTGAACTCCTTATCAGGGAACAGACACTGCGCCAGATGATACCAAAGGAAATCCCGGTGACGACGGATGCATATCAGCTTGCCGAACGGGAAATTTTCTTTATGCTGAGAAACTATCTTGACCTTGTGGAAGAATCCATCGCCTTTAAGCGGGGAAGGTCCATCGGCGAGTATACACGTAAATATGAAGAGATGAAAAATCTGAATGCCTACCTGACGACGAGGATCGATACCATTAGCCTTTCCGGAATACGGAAGCAGTTGGCTGTTTACGAGTCGGTTATCGATGTCTCGCGGGAATTACAGCTGCGGAACCTTCTGATGATTGTCTTTTCCTTTCTCTTTTCTTTAACCTGGATGCTCTTTTCCATCAACAAGGTTACCGATCCGATGCACCGCCTTGCCCAGATGGCCGGGGAACTGTCGGCCGGGAACTTCGAGATCGAGGATATTCATATCTCTGCCGTAAGCGAAGTAGAGGCGGTAGTCGAGGCCTTTAATGATATGAAGAATGATATTCGGCACAATATTGCCGAAATTCAGCGTCAGAAAAGTATAGAACAGGGATACATGAACGAAAAGCTGCGAAATTTGAAGATGGAACAGCTGCTCAAGCGTATGGAGCTCTATACCATGCAGGCTCAGATGAATCCCCATTTTCTTTTTAACACGATCAATACCGGTGTTCAGCTTGCTATTGTGGAAGATGCCGAAAAGACTGCCGAATTTATGGAACATCTGGCAACCTTCTTCCGCCATAACATTCGCGAGCGTAAGTTGATCGTTCCGCTTCGGCATGAAATTGAAGGACTGCGTTCCTATTTTTACATTCTCAAGATCCGATTTCCGAAAACCCTTGACTGCAGGCTTGATGTCCCGGAACCTCTCCTCGATTCCTGTTCGGTCCCAGCCCTGATTCTGCAACCTCTCGTAGAGAATTCGGTTATACACGCCTTTAAAGGGGTTCATCGAAAGGGGAGCATTTCGGTGAAGGTATGGAAAGAGGGAAAGATGATTATGCTGTCGGTCCGTGATGATGGAATCGGTATCGCAAAGGAGATGATGGATTCTCTTCTCAAACGTTATTCCTGGGATCAGGAACATACTTCCAAGGTGATGGGACTGGAGAATGTCATTCAGCGACTCTATTTCTTCTATCCCGATAATCCGGATATTGTCACCATACAGTCGGGGCCTGATCGTGGAACAGAGGTCGTCATATCCATCGACATGGAGGAGGAACCGTGTATAAAGTTCTGA
- a CDS encoding sugar ABC transporter substrate-binding protein translates to MNRFARLPMALFGFLFLTFFVLSLHTIVDLARITSDESAGESAQYHFALFLPEESYSFFHQVAQGARTAATEYNCALSFHPVGYGSPDLAMAHFSGIDGAVIYPSIEEQQVRTILEQLSANNISVVLVEHTISDDAPWPFVGTNNFDIGRKIGELIALQSSDPLQIAVVYSEKSPGIYAEKDLVGLGITSALGKRLESPPIAKMTNLNPLDAEALTYRMLRSEPGITTIVFTDARDTLAATQVLIDMNLVGTVQLIGFGAEETILDYVEKGILAGTVVTNPRSIGYHAIEVLFELKRNGHSAGYVDTGVTIVTQSEVSAFRKVEEGK, encoded by the coding sequence ATGAATCGTTTTGCAAGGTTGCCGATGGCATTATTCGGTTTCCTGTTTCTTACGTTTTTTGTCCTCTCGCTCCACACGATCGTCGATCTTGCACGAATTACCAGCGACGAAAGTGCAGGTGAAAGTGCTCAGTATCACTTTGCTCTTTTTCTGCCCGAGGAGTCCTACAGCTTTTTTCATCAGGTGGCCCAGGGGGCCCGAACCGCTGCTACGGAATATAACTGTGCACTTTCCTTTCACCCTGTCGGCTATGGCTCTCCCGACCTCGCGATGGCCCATTTTTCAGGAATCGACGGAGCGGTAATCTATCCGAGTATTGAGGAGCAACAGGTGCGGACGATCCTTGAGCAGCTGAGTGCCAACAATATTTCAGTGGTTCTCGTCGAACATACCATTTCCGATGATGCCCCATGGCCCTTTGTCGGCACGAATAATTTTGATATCGGACGAAAGATCGGGGAATTGATAGCGTTGCAAAGCAGCGATCCTCTTCAGATAGCAGTTGTCTACAGTGAAAAATCTCCCGGTATCTATGCGGAAAAGGATCTTGTCGGTTTGGGAATTACCTCCGCTCTCGGCAAGAGGCTGGAGTCTCCCCCTATTGCAAAAATGACCAATCTGAATCCCCTGGATGCGGAGGCTCTGACCTATCGGATGCTTCGTAGTGAACCGGGGATTACCACCATCGTATTTACCGACGCCAGGGATACACTTGCGGCGACGCAGGTACTTATCGATATGAACCTTGTCGGAACGGTTCAACTGATCGGTTTTGGGGCAGAAGAGACCATCCTCGACTATGTGGAGAAGGGCATTCTTGCAGGAACCGTTGTGACGAATCCCCGAAGCATCGGATATCACGCAATCGAGGTATTGTTCGAGCTGAAGAGAAACGGACACTCTGCCGGCTATGTCGATACGGGTGTCACCATCGTCACGCAAAGCGAGGTGAGTGCCTTTCGGAAAGTGGAGGAGGGAAAATGA
- a CDS encoding LamG-like jellyroll fold domain-containing protein: MRIVFLTAVWATLPFPLIASEVLIGRSAGWASLHLLSGTTLRVPSDSGETVIGGNRISFEEKSQQVLMLDEDSYRPDTNTDLLLHFDRKNEVNGGYYRLMEDGAHYPRTERKFGPGAALFRKTENEIALVPEASSLLYPDTLWSDFTIEFWLRPQYLEQGETILLWQSSRQIEKEIAAQEIQVYVSGRSLTWRFDNIFLPPGNGPLSIEIEGRTPLVPEQWHHHSLCFNAKTGMLLYQVDGKDEAIRYITATGQEGSSVFLPYIGGPEAEPLRLGTGYTGFLDELRISKSLIEKSHLKPYPLKRGTAETIPIDLGGKHARVVSIEADSSIEGMSRIGYFYRQSDTKSDYEELEGAWKPFVPGMPFPVESKGRFLQLRFEFFPDSTGSKSPMLSEVHILYEQDPPPVPPSLINVVPEDGSLTISWNAVSAHDLSGYLLLYGTAPDDYRGSSAHEGISPINVGENTSITLTGLENGTLYFFRIAAFDNDDPQRPGPLSREVYGRPTQNNTQGRP; this comes from the coding sequence GTGAGAATAGTATTTCTCACCGCAGTATGGGCTACCCTCCCCTTCCCCCTTATCGCCTCGGAAGTATTGATAGGCCGTTCCGCAGGGTGGGCTTCCTTACACCTTTTATCAGGTACGACACTGAGGGTCCCTTCGGACAGTGGGGAAACAGTTATCGGTGGCAACCGGATTAGCTTTGAAGAGAAATCTCAACAGGTTCTGATGCTCGACGAAGATTCTTATAGGCCGGATACAAATACCGACCTACTCCTTCATTTCGATAGAAAAAACGAGGTAAACGGCGGCTACTATCGTCTTATGGAAGACGGGGCCCATTATCCCCGGACAGAACGAAAATTCGGGCCGGGAGCGGCACTATTCCGCAAGACGGAAAATGAGATAGCGTTGGTGCCTGAAGCCTCTTCACTCCTGTACCCTGATACTCTTTGGAGCGACTTTACCATAGAGTTCTGGCTCAGGCCCCAATACCTTGAACAGGGAGAAACGATACTGCTGTGGCAGAGCAGCCGTCAGATCGAAAAGGAAATAGCGGCCCAGGAGATCCAGGTGTATGTCTCCGGCAGGAGCCTCACATGGCGCTTTGACAACATCTTTCTTCCTCCGGGAAATGGTCCGCTTTCTATAGAGATCGAGGGAAGAACACCTCTGGTACCGGAACAATGGCACCACCACAGCCTCTGTTTTAACGCAAAAACGGGAATGCTCCTTTATCAAGTCGATGGCAAGGATGAGGCAATTCGCTACATAACGGCTACAGGGCAGGAGGGATCATCGGTATTTCTTCCCTACATAGGCGGTCCGGAAGCCGAGCCTTTACGCCTGGGAACGGGTTATACCGGCTTTCTCGATGAACTGAGGATCAGCAAGTCCCTTATTGAAAAATCACATCTAAAACCCTATCCGCTGAAACGTGGAACGGCAGAGACCATTCCCATCGATTTGGGCGGTAAACACGCCAGGGTGGTATCCATCGAAGCAGACAGCAGCATCGAAGGGATGAGCAGGATAGGATACTTCTACCGACAAAGTGATACGAAAAGCGATTATGAAGAACTTGAAGGGGCATGGAAACCATTTGTTCCGGGTATGCCATTCCCGGTAGAAAGCAAGGGACGTTTTCTTCAACTTCGCTTTGAATTCTTTCCCGACAGTACGGGAAGCAAAAGTCCAATGCTTTCGGAAGTACACATCTTGTATGAACAAGACCCTCCACCAGTCCCCCCCTCACTCATCAATGTTGTTCCGGAAGACGGATCTCTGACAATAAGCTGGAATGCCGTATCCGCACACGATCTCTCCGGCTATCTCCTTTTGTACGGAACGGCCCCGGATGATTATCGGGGTAGTTCCGCACATGAGGGTATCAGCCCCATTAATGTAGGGGAAAATACCAGTATAACACTCACGGGCCTGGAAAACGGAACCCTCTATTTTTTTAGAATCGCAGCCTTCGATAACGACGATCCCCAGAGACCCGGCCCCTTAAGCCGGGAAGTGTACGGACGTCCAACACAAAACAACACGCAAGGAAGACCATAA